A stretch of Pseudomonas sp. 7SR1 DNA encodes these proteins:
- the leuS gene encoding leucine--tRNA ligase: MHEHYQPREIEAAAQSFWDEQKSFEVSEQPGKETYYCLSMFPYPSGKLHMGHVRNYTIGDVISRYQRMQGKNVLQPMGWDAFGMPAENAAMKNKVAPAKWTYENIAYMKSQLRSLGLAVDWSREVTTCKPDYYRWEQWLFTRLFEKGVIYRKNGTVNWDPVDQTVLANEQVIDGRGWRSGALIEKREIPMYYFKITAYADELLESLDELTGWPEQVKTMQRNWIGKSRGMEVQFPYDVASIGEAGTLKVFTTRPDTLMGATYVAVAAEHPLATLAARNDSELQAFIAECKSGSVAEADVATQEKKGLPTSLFVEHPLTGEKLPVWVANYVLMHYGDGAVMAVPAHDERDFEFAHKYDLPVKPVVRTSAGDQTPAPWQDAYGEHGELINSGEFDGLDFAGAFDAIEVALIKKNLGASRTQFRLRDWGISRQRYWGCPIPIVHCDACGDVPVPEDQLPVVLPEDVVPDGAGSPLARMPEFYECSCPKCGAPAKRETDTMDTFVESSWYYARYASPRYEGGLVDPAAANHWLPVDQYIGGIEHAILHLLYARFFHKLMRDEGLVNSNEPFKNLLTQGMVVAETYYRREANGAYTWYNPADVELERDSKAKVISAKLIADGLPVEIGGTEKMAKSKNNGVDPQSMINQFGADTCRLFMMFASPPDMSAEWSDSGVEGSHRFLKRVWRLAQAHVTQGLPGKLDITVLNDEQKAIRRAIHLAIKQASHDVGQNHKFNTAIAQVMTLMNVLEKAAQGTEQDRALLHEGLEAVTLLLAPITPHISHELWNRLGHADPVIDASWPVVDESALVQDNLTLVIQVNGKLRGQIEMPASASREEVEAAARANENVLRFVDGLTIRKVIVVPGKLVNIVAS; this comes from the coding sequence ATGCACGAACACTACCAGCCCCGTGAAATCGAAGCCGCCGCCCAGTCTTTCTGGGACGAGCAAAAGTCCTTTGAAGTCAGCGAACAGCCAGGCAAGGAAACCTACTACTGCCTGTCGATGTTCCCTTACCCCAGCGGCAAGCTACACATGGGGCATGTGCGCAACTACACCATCGGCGACGTGATCTCCCGCTACCAGCGCATGCAAGGCAAGAACGTCCTGCAGCCCATGGGCTGGGACGCCTTCGGCATGCCGGCGGAAAACGCCGCGATGAAGAACAAGGTGGCCCCTGCCAAGTGGACCTACGAAAACATCGCCTACATGAAGTCCCAGCTGCGCAGCCTGGGCCTGGCGGTGGACTGGTCCCGCGAGGTCACCACCTGCAAGCCCGACTACTATCGCTGGGAACAGTGGCTGTTCACCCGCCTGTTCGAAAAAGGCGTGATCTACCGCAAGAACGGCACCGTGAACTGGGACCCGGTGGACCAGACCGTACTGGCCAACGAACAGGTCATCGACGGCCGCGGCTGGCGCTCCGGCGCGCTGATCGAAAAGCGCGAGATCCCGATGTACTACTTCAAGATCACCGCCTACGCGGATGAGCTGCTGGAGAGTCTCGACGAACTGACCGGCTGGCCCGAACAGGTCAAGACCATGCAACGCAACTGGATCGGCAAGTCCCGGGGCATGGAAGTGCAGTTCCCGTACGATGTCGCCTCCATCGGCGAAGCCGGTACCCTGAAAGTCTTCACCACCCGCCCGGATACGCTGATGGGCGCCACCTACGTCGCCGTCGCCGCCGAGCACCCGCTGGCGACCCTGGCGGCCCGGAACGACTCCGAACTGCAAGCCTTCATCGCCGAATGCAAGAGCGGCAGTGTGGCCGAAGCCGATGTCGCCACCCAGGAGAAAAAAGGCCTGCCGACCTCGCTGTTCGTCGAGCACCCCCTGACCGGTGAGAAACTTCCGGTATGGGTCGCCAACTACGTGCTGATGCACTACGGCGATGGCGCCGTGATGGCGGTGCCGGCCCACGACGAGCGTGACTTCGAATTCGCCCACAAGTACGACCTGCCGGTCAAGCCGGTGGTCCGCACCAGCGCGGGCGACCAGACCCCGGCCCCTTGGCAGGACGCCTACGGTGAGCACGGCGAGCTGATCAACTCCGGCGAATTCGACGGCCTGGACTTCGCCGGCGCGTTCGACGCCATCGAAGTGGCCCTGATCAAGAAGAACCTGGGCGCCTCCCGCACCCAGTTCCGCCTGCGCGACTGGGGCATCAGCCGCCAGCGCTACTGGGGCTGCCCGATTCCGATCGTGCATTGCGACGCCTGTGGCGACGTCCCGGTGCCGGAAGACCAGCTGCCGGTGGTCCTGCCGGAAGACGTCGTACCCGACGGTGCCGGCTCGCCCCTGGCCCGCATGCCCGAGTTCTACGAGTGCAGTTGCCCGAAATGCGGCGCACCGGCCAAGCGTGAAACCGACACCATGGACACCTTCGTCGAGTCCTCCTGGTACTACGCCCGCTATGCCTCGCCGCGCTATGAAGGCGGCCTGGTAGACCCGGCGGCAGCCAACCACTGGCTGCCGGTGGACCAGTACATCGGCGGTATCGAACATGCGATCCTGCACCTGCTCTATGCGCGCTTCTTCCACAAGCTGATGCGCGACGAAGGCCTGGTCAATTCCAACGAACCGTTCAAGAACCTGCTGACCCAGGGCATGGTGGTCGCCGAGACCTACTACCGCCGCGAGGCCAACGGCGCCTACACCTGGTACAACCCGGCGGACGTGGAGCTGGAGCGTGACAGCAAGGCCAAGGTCATCAGCGCCAAGCTGATCGCCGATGGCCTGCCGGTGGAAATCGGCGGCACCGAGAAGATGGCCAAGTCCAAGAACAACGGCGTCGACCCACAGTCGATGATCAACCAGTTCGGCGCCGACACCTGCCGCCTGTTCATGATGTTCGCCTCGCCACCGGACATGAGCGCGGAATGGTCCGACTCCGGCGTCGAAGGCTCGCACCGTTTCCTCAAGCGCGTCTGGCGCCTGGCCCAGGCCCACGTCACCCAGGGCCTGCCGGGCAAGCTGGACATCACCGTCCTGAACGACGAACAGAAGGCCATCCGCCGCGCGATCCACCTGGCCATCAAGCAGGCCAGCCATGACGTCGGCCAGAATCACAAATTCAACACCGCCATCGCCCAGGTGATGACGTTGATGAACGTCCTGGAAAAAGCCGCCCAAGGTACTGAACAGGATCGTGCGCTGCTGCATGAAGGCCTGGAGGCCGTCACGTTGCTGCTGGCTCCGATCACCCCGCACATCAGCCATGAACTGTGGAATCGCCTGGGCCACGCGGACCCGGTGATCGACGCTTCCTGGCCCGTGGTGGATGAAAGCGCGCTGGTTCAAGACAACCTGACCCTGGTCATCCAGGTCAACGGCAAGCTGCGCGGGCAGATCGAAATGCCGGCCAGCGCCAGTCGCGAAGAAGTCGAAGCCGCCGCACGGGCCAACGAAAACGTGCTGCGCTTCGTCGACGGCCTGACGATCCGTAAAGTGATCGTGGTGCCCGGCAAACTGGTCAATATCGTCGCAAGCTAA
- a CDS encoding LPS-assembly lipoprotein LptE, with product MIKRNLLVMGLTVLLSACGFQLRGTGTTELAITELDLSARDAYGDTVKMLRQTLESSGVKIYSGAPYKLVLTNEQQTQRSLSYAGAGRSAEYELSSVLSYEVRGRNNLMLLDDKLQVQKVYLHDGNNITGSDQESSEVRGEIRRDLVQRMMLRLQQLTPTQLDQLQQTADARAKAEAEALEAARKAEAQTPQQSPLQIPSE from the coding sequence ATGATCAAACGTAATCTGCTGGTCATGGGCCTGACCGTCCTGCTGAGCGCCTGCGGCTTCCAGCTGCGGGGCACCGGCACCACCGAGCTGGCCATCACCGAGCTGGATCTCAGCGCACGGGATGCCTATGGCGACACCGTGAAAATGCTGCGCCAGACGCTGGAGAGCAGCGGCGTGAAAATCTACAGCGGGGCACCGTACAAGCTGGTCCTGACCAACGAGCAGCAAACCCAGCGCAGCTTGAGCTACGCCGGTGCCGGCCGTTCGGCCGAGTACGAGCTGTCCAGCGTGCTGAGCTATGAAGTGCGCGGCCGGAATAACCTGATGCTGCTGGACGACAAGCTCCAGGTGCAGAAGGTCTACCTGCACGACGGCAACAACATCACCGGTTCCGACCAGGAGTCCAGCGAAGTGCGCGGCGAAATACGCCGTGACCTGGTACAGCGCATGATGCTGCGCCTGCAGCAACTGACGCCCACCCAACTGGATCAACTGCAGCAGACCGCCGATGCCCGAGCCAAGGCAGAAGCCGAAGCGCTGGAAGCGGCACGCAAGGCTGAGGCGCAAACCCCGCAGCAGTCGCCCCTGCAGATCCCTTCTGAATAA
- the holA gene encoding DNA polymerase III subunit delta: MKLAPAQLGKHLQGALAPVYIISGDDPLLCQEAADAIRCAARQQGFDERQVFAADASFDWGTLLQAGASMSLFAEKRLLELRLPSGKPGDKGAAALIEYCSRPAEDTVLLISLPKLDGSAQKTKWGKALVEGPQTQFVQIWPVDVSQLPSWIRQRLSQAGLSASQDAVELIAARVEGNLLAAAQEIEKLKLMAEDGQITVETVQAAVADSARFDVFGLTDAILNGEAAHALRMLEGLRGEGVEPPVILWALARELRLLANLSLQYSQGVPLDKAFSQARPPVWDKRKPLMSKALQRYSAPRWAQLLLEAQRIDAQIKGQAAGSPWMSLSRLTLLMAGQRLPLPAE; encoded by the coding sequence ATGAAGCTGGCCCCCGCCCAACTCGGCAAACATCTGCAAGGTGCCCTCGCGCCGGTCTACATCATCAGCGGCGACGACCCGCTGCTGTGCCAGGAGGCCGCCGACGCCATCCGCTGCGCCGCCCGCCAACAAGGCTTCGACGAGCGCCAGGTGTTCGCCGCCGACGCCAGCTTCGACTGGGGCACCTTGCTCCAGGCCGGTGCGAGCATGTCCTTGTTCGCCGAGAAACGCTTGCTGGAACTGCGCCTGCCGTCCGGCAAACCCGGCGACAAAGGGGCCGCCGCGCTGATCGAATACTGCTCACGACCGGCCGAGGACACCGTACTGCTCATCAGCCTGCCGAAACTCGACGGCAGCGCGCAGAAGACCAAGTGGGGCAAGGCCCTGGTCGAAGGCCCACAGACCCAGTTCGTGCAGATCTGGCCGGTGGACGTCAGCCAGTTGCCGAGCTGGATCCGTCAGCGCCTGTCCCAGGCCGGCCTGTCGGCCAGCCAGGACGCAGTGGAACTGATCGCCGCCCGGGTCGAAGGCAACCTGCTGGCCGCCGCCCAGGAGATCGAAAAGCTCAAGCTGATGGCCGAAGACGGGCAGATCACCGTGGAAACGGTGCAAGCCGCCGTAGCCGACAGTGCGCGCTTCGATGTCTTCGGCCTGACCGATGCGATCCTCAACGGCGAAGCCGCCCATGCCCTGCGCATGCTCGAGGGTTTGCGGGGCGAAGGCGTCGAGCCGCCGGTGATCCTCTGGGCCCTGGCCCGGGAGTTGCGCCTGCTGGCCAACCTGTCGCTGCAATACAGCCAGGGCGTCCCCCTGGACAAAGCCTTCAGCCAGGCCCGCCCCCCGGTCTGGGACAAGCGCAAACCGCTGATGAGCAAGGCCCTGCAACGCTATTCCGCACCGCGCTGGGCGCAGTTGCTGCTGGAAGCCCAGCGCATCGATGCGCAGATCAAGGGCCAGGCCGCAGGCTCGCCGTGGATGAGCCTGAGCCGGTTGACGCTGTTGATGGCCGGCCAGCGCCTGCCGTTACCCGCCGAATAA